The Palleronia sp. THAF1 genome contains the following window.
TCCAGTAGCGGTTATTCCGGGTCGACGCTCCCGCGCAGGGCCTTCACCTCGCCCCGCGCCTTCTTCGCCTTCAGCCGCCGTTTCTTCGATCCCAACGTGGGCCGCGTCGGAATGCGCCGCTTCGGCTTTTCCAGCGCCGCCCGGATCAATTCGACCAGCCTATCCCGCGCGATATCGCGGTTGCGGGCCTGATGGCGCGTCTCGCTGACCTGGATCAGCAATGCGCCCTCCTTTGTCCAGCGCCGTCCGGCCAGCCGTTTCAGCCGGGCTTTCACAGGTTGGGGCAGGTTCGGCGAGCGTTCCGCCTCGAACCGCAGTTCCACCGCCGTCGCGACCTTGTTGACGTTCTGCCCACCGGGGCCACCGGCCTGGGTGAACTGCTCGGTCAGCTCCCAGTCTTCGATTTCTATGCGGTCGTTGATGCGTAGGGTCATGGGCCAACAATAGCGCGTGCACAGAAAAAGGGACCGCCGATGTGGCGGTCCCTTCGAATGTTTCGGAGGTGGGCCCGGTTAGGGTCCGACCCAATCAAGGTTTCTCACGTCGGGGGTTGCCCCTAGCCGCGCATCCCCATGACTGTTCCGCCCTCACACTCCTGCATCATTCTCGACACTGGACCACCTCCTTCCATTTGATTTCCGATAACCCAAGCGTGCCATAGATTTCGGGTATGTCAAACGAAATTACGCGACCTGTTGTGTCACTTTCGACGTGATGATGCGGAAGGGGATCAAGGCGATCAGCGCGAGCGCCAGTTTGACGCCCCAGTCGGCCAAAGCCAGCGATACCCATCGCGGCACTAAGGGGCCTGCGTTCAGGAACGGCACGGCGTCCGTCGCCCACGAAACCTGACCATCGGCGAAGGCCCCGAACGACAGAAAGCCCGCGAAGGCGATGGTGAAGAAAAGCGCCGTATCCAGCGCCGAGCCGATCAGGGTGGATGCCAGCGGCGCGTTCCACCACTTGCCCCCGCGCATCCGGTCGAAGACGAAAACGTCCACCAGTTGCGCAACAAGGAACGCGGTGCCGGACGCAACAGCCACCCGCAGCGGCACGGCGGCGTAGGTGAAGCCATCACCCTGCAACATGATCTGGCTGCCGATCAGCGAGCAGATCACACCCACGACGAAGCCCGCGAAGACGACGCGGCGGGCAGTGGATGCGCCGTACAAGCGATTCATCACGTCGGTCACAAGGAACGCCAATGGATAGGTGAACGCCCCCCAGGTCAGCAGACCGTCAAGGATCAGGAACTGCACAAGGATGTTCGAGGCCACGACAATGGCGGCCATGGCAAGAATGCCGGGAAGAAGACGGGTCATGGATTCGTCCGTTTTTTAAACAAGGTGGTCGGAGACTTGTGGCGCGGCGCGTAGCCGGTTGCGCGCGCTCGCGCAAGGGTCGCCGGTCAAACGGTAAGCGCCAGGGCCACCCAGCCTGCCGTCTCTGCCAGTAGCTGCACAGCCCCGCACACGTCGCCCGTCTGCCCCCCGATCCGACGCATCGCAAGCGCGCGGATGACCAGATAGGCGAGCGTGACCCCAATCAACGCCGCGATGCAACCTGCCCCAAGCCAGATGGCGGCGATTCCCGCCGCAACCAGACCCGGAGCACGCTGCGCCGCACCCCCGGTCATCGCACCCAGCCCGCCATCGCGCGCGGGCGGCAGGCGCAAGGCGAGCAGCATGGCGACGCGGCTTCCGATACCGAGGAACAGGAAAGCCGGCAGCGATCCGACCTCTGCGATTGCCAACGTTTGAAGAATCAGCACCAGCCCAACGGCCAACACGCCGTAGCTGCCGATGCGACTGTCGCGCATTATTTCCAGTACATGCGCCCGGTCGCGGCCACCGCCGATACCATCCGCGAAATCGGCCAGACCATCATGATGCAGCCCGCCCGTCACCAGCACCAGAGCGCCGACGGCAAGGGCCGCGCCCAGCGCGTCATCCGTCAGCCCGAACACCGCCCAAGCGATCAGCGCCGGAAGCACGCCAACCAGCGGAAACGTCCACGCCAACGACGCCAACGGCGGTGCGTTATTGATCCGGCCCACCGGCAGGCGCGTCAGGAACATGACCCCAAGCCGCAGCTCGTTCAGGCGGCTCATCGCAAACCGGCCTCGGCGAAGGTCGCCATGCCACCGTGGCAGGCCACGGCGGCGCGCAGGACGCCCAACGCGACCGCGGCCCCCGACCCTTCGCCCAGCGCCATCCCGAGATCGAGGATCGGACGCTGACCAATCGCCTCCAGCATCCGCGCGTGCCCCGGCTCGGCGCTGCGATGGGCGACAAGGCAGTGGGACAGCAGATCGGGGTCATGCGCCCACAGGGGCAGCACGGCGGCGGTGCAAATGAAACCGTCCAGAATGACCGGAATGCGCGCCGCACGCGCGGCCAGCACCGCGCCGACGATGGCCGCCAACTCGCGTCCGCCGACATTCGCGATGGCGTGCAGCGGCGGCTGACCGCCGTGCCGTTCAACTCCAAGGCGCGCCGTTTCGACCTTGCGCGCCATGACATCCGTGTCGGCGCCGGTGCCGCGCCCAACCCAATCTTCTGCGGCGCCGCCCAAAGTCGCATGAGCCAGCGCAGCGGCGGTCGTCGAATTGCCGATGCCCATCTCGCCCAGAATCAGCACGGAGGCACCCGTATCCACCGCAGCCCGACCCACGTCCATCGCGGCCAGTGCGTCGGCGTCGGACATCGCCGCGCCTTCGGTGAAGTCGGCGGTGGGGCGATCCAATTCCAATGGTACGGCGGTCAGCGACGCGCCGGACACGGCGCATAACTGGTTGATCGCGGCCCCGCCCGCGTTGAAGTTCGTGACCATGCCCGCCGTCACCTCTTGCGGGAACGGGTTCACGCCGCGTGCGCAGATCCCGTGGTTGCCCGCGAAGACCAGCGCCTGCGCGGCGTCGATCCGGGGCCGCGCGGTCCGCTGCCAGCCCGCCATGAAGATTGCCAGCTCCTCCAGCCGCCCCAGCGATCCGGGGGGTTTCGTCAGCTCCATCTGCCGTGCCTGCGCGGCCTGGGCGCTGGCGTCGTCGAAGGCGGGCAGACCAGACAGACGCACGGGCAGGTCGGTCATGGCAGTCAGGTCGTCAAATCGCATGGGGCTTCACTTTCAGGGGTTGTCCGGCGACGCAGAGGTAAACCTCGTCCACCGTGTCAGCGATTGTCTGGTTCAGCGTGCCAGCGGCATCGCGAAACCGACGCGCAAGGGCGTTTTCCGGCACGATTCCCGCACCGACCTCGTTCGTGACGAAGATCACAGGGTGGGGCAGCGTCGGGATCACCTGCGCCAAGGCGGCCCCGGCCTGTTGCCAGTCGCGGTCGGCCAGCATCAGGTTGGTCAGCCACAGGGTCAGGCAGTCGACCAGCACCGGCCCATTCGCTTGGCCCAGCGCGCCCACCAGATCGAACGGCTCTTCAATCAGGTTCCATTCCGGCCCGCGGCGATCACGATGCAGGGCCACGCGGTCCGCCATTTCGGCATCCCGCACCTCTGACGTTGCGATGTAGACGGGGTGCGGGCCAAGGTCGGCCATCAGCCGCTCGGCCAATTGGGACTTGCCCGAACGGGCACCCCCGGTGATGAGGATCGACTTTGCCATCCCGAGGTGACACACCACAGCGCACCGCAAATTGGAAGCCCGACGACGCCGATGCCCACCCGCCCCGACCTGTTCCTGATCCGCCACGCGCCGGTCGTGCCGACGGGCCTTCTGGCCGGGCGCAGCGATCTGGATTGCGTGGTGCCGGATGGGGCGACTGTGCCAAGTTTGCCGGAAGGGCTGCGCGTGGTGTCCAGCCCCGCGCGGCGCTGCGTGAAGACGGCGAGGGCGCTGTTTCCGGGCCAAACGATGGACCTCGACCCCGGCCTTTGGGAGCAGGACTTCGGCGTTCACGACGGGAAACCGCTGGCCGATCTGCCCGACCTTGGGCCGCTATCGGGCGACGATCTCGCGCAGCATCGATGGGAAGGCGGCGAAAGCTTCGCGGACGCTTGCGCGCGTATCTGCGCGCGGCTGGCGCATTGGGGGCAGGTCGCGCGCGATACCGGACCCATCGCGCTGGTATGCCATGCCGGAACGGTGCGCGCGGGCCTTTCGCTGGCGCTAGGCCGCCCCGGCCCCGCGCTGTCGTTCGAGGTCGCACCCCTGTCGGTCACCCGCCTGACCGCTTGGCCCGGTGGCTGGGCGGTCGGGTTCGTCAACAGGATCGCGCCGTGACGCCGTCGCACTTCGGCGAATGGATGCAGGGCAGGCTGGGGCCGAAGGGGCCGGTCGTACTGATCACCCTTGCCTGTCCGATCCCCGCCGTTCGGGTCGGTACCGGCTCTGCGGTCCCGGGGGCTGCCGCCTTCTGCGCCGCACTCGGCATCGAGGATCCGGATCGAAGGGTTGCCGCTATGTTCCAGCCCGGAGCAGGCTGCGGAACCTCTACCGCCTCCTTGCTGGCAATCGCGGGCAGGCAGGACCCCGAACGTCTTGCACGGGCCTGCGTCGCCGTGGAGCGCGCCACCGATCCGTTGATGTGGCCGAGGCCCGACATGCTACTATGGGCACCTCGGACGGCAAAGATCATCACGCGATTGCGACGCCCGCCTGCCTACGAGATCCTTGGCGGGTTCTATGGTCCAGCGACGCCGACCAACCCTGACGACATCGATTTTCCCGACATCTCCGACCTGATCGTGCGTTACGAAGTGGGCGAAGGATTGGTCCCGTTGGCCACGGAAAGCGCCAGGCGCACGACCGCCCTGCGTGGACCGGATACGGACCCCACCTTCTCGTTGGCAAGAAGACTGGGCGCCCTTGGCCATGCGCGCGCCCACACCGGATCGGCCCGCGCGCTGGTTTTTCCGGTCGGCGGCATCCCAAACGGTGCAGAAGATGCGCTGCGCGAGGCAGGGTTGTCCGGTCCGGTGCGATTTGTGACAGGCTATCGGTGATGAGCGTGGCGATGATGATGGCACTCGGTTTCGACGCCGTTTTCGGATGGCCGAATAGGCTGTACCGGCGCATCGGACATCCCGTCACGTGGATCGGCGCGCTTATCGGCTGGTGCGATGCGCGGTGGAACAGCGGCCGGCCTGAAACGCGCCGCGCCGCCGGGATAGCAACCGTCGCCGTCGTTCTTGCCCTAAGCGTGCTTCCACTTCTTCTCATTGCCTCGGCCCTTCCGAGTGGCTGGATCGGTAGCGTGCTGACGGCATTGCTAGCGTGGCCATTCCTCGCCGTCCGATCGCTGTACGATCATGTCGCCGCCGTGCGCGATCCTTTGCTCCGAGGGGACATTGAAGGCGCACGCCACGCAGTCTCTATGATCGTTGGCCGTGACCCGTCGCGGCTGGATGGTGCGGGTGTGGCGCGCGCGGCCACAGAAAGCTTGGCCGAGAATGCCAGCGACGGTGTCATCGCCCCGCTGTTCTGGGGCGTGCTACTGGGCCTGCCGGGGATCGTGGCGTACAAAGCGATCAACACGATGGATTCGATGATCGGACACCTGACCCCACGCCACGCCGATTTCGGACGCGCCGCCGCGCGACTGGACGACGTGGCCAACTGGCTGCCCGCGCGACTGACCGGCGCGCTATTCTGCATAGTTGCGCCCAAGCCCCGCGCCGTCTTCACCGCCATGCGCCGCGATGCGCCGCACCACCGCTCTCCCAATGCGGGCTGGCCGGAAGGAGCCATGGCGGCGGCGCTTGGCGTTCGGCTGTCGGGACCGCGCGTCTATGCTGACCGGATCGCGGATGAGCCTTGGCTGAACGCCGGCGCACCAGATCCCGGCGGCGTCGAGCTGGATCGCGCGCTGGCTCTGTATCGGCGCGCAATGTTCGTTGCTGGGGGCGCGTTGCTGGCGCTGGCGTGGTGGTGATGCGCGATCACGGCGGCAATCTAGACACGGCGCGCGTGCGGTACGGAGACGGCGATTGGATCGACCTGTCCACCGGCATCAACCCTCGCCCCTACCCGGTGCTTGACCTGCCCGCGCACGCTTGGACCGCGCTGCCCACCCGCGCAGCGATGACCGCATTGGCCGAGGCCGCGCGTGGCGCTTACGGCACCGACACCGATGTGGTGCCACTGGCGGGCGCGCAGGCGGCGATCCAGATGATCCCACGCATCGCGCCGCGCGGCACCGCGCGGGTGGTCGGCCCCACCTACAATGAGCATCGCGGCGCGTTGGAGCAAGCCGGCTGGTCGGTGGAAGAGGTGCGAGACCTGGACGCCTTGCGCGGCGCGGCCCTGGCCATCGTCGTAAACCCGAACAACCCGGACGGCAGGTGTTGGACCGCCGAGGCGTTGCTGGACGTCGTAGATGACGTGGGCCTGCTGGTCTGTGACGAAAGCTTCGGGGACATCATGCCGGGTGCCTCTCTCGCGCCGCATCTAAAGGGTGTCGCCAATGTCATCGTCCTGCGCTCTTTCGGGAAATTCTATGGCCTTGCGGGGGTCCGTCTTGGCTTCGCGGTCTGCGCTGCGCCGCTGGCTGACGCCTTCCGCGCCGAGGCTGGACCGTGGCCCGTATCCGGTCCCGCCATCCACATCGGGGCGCGGGCTTTGGCGGATACGGAGTGGCAGACAAACACTCGCAAAAGACTGGCGCATGATGCTGACCGGCTCGACGCCATGGCGGCACTGGCGGGCTGGCGGCTTGTCGGCGGCTGCGACTTGTTTCGCACCTATGACACCGGCGATGCCGTGGCCGCGCAAAAGCGGCTTGCGCGGCATCACATCTGGAGCCGCATCTTCCCCTACAGCGACACGTGGCTGCGGCTGGGCCTGACTGACGGCGACACGAATTGGGCACGGCTGGAGGCGGCTTTAACGGGCGGCGGCGAGTAGCGCGTCCACGTCCAAGTGCGTTTCCAGATGGTCCGCGAGGGCATCCAGCGCGGCTTCGACTCCGGCACCGTATCCCGTCTGCGACGCGACGCCGAACCCGGCAAGCCACGCCGCGCGAAAGGCGTCATCCCGGAACATGCCGTGCAAGTAGCTGCCCGCGATGCGTCCGTCGGGACTGACCGCGCCTTCGGGGGTGCCATCGACATGCGCAAAGGGCCGCGCGCGATCAGGGCCATCGCTATTACCCATGTGGATCTCGTAGCCATCGAACGGCGTATCCGTCGCCGCGTGGATCGCGCACACCTCGGTCAGATGTTTGTCCGCGCCCATCGTCGTCGCGATATCCAGCAGGCCAAGACCGCGATCCGCCCCACTGGCGCCTTCGATCCCGCCAGGGTCGCGCACAACACTCCCGAGCATCTGATAACCGCCGCAGATGCCCAGCACATGCCCGCCGCGCCGCACATGCGCGGTCAGATCACCGTCCCATCCTTGCGCGCGCAGAAACGCCAGATCGCCACGCGTGGACTTGCTGCCCGGCAGGATCACAACGTCGGTATCGCCGGGCAGCGCCTGCCCCGCTTCCAGCATCGTCAACCGCACGCCCGGCTCTGCCGCCAACGGGTCCAGGTCATCGAAGTTCGCGATCCGAGACAGGCGCAGACAGACGATGTGCAACCCCTCCGTCCGGTGTTCGGAACGGATATCCAGGGCATCCTCTGCCGGAAGGCGCGCGGCCTTTGGGAACCACGGCACGACACCGAAACCGGGCCAGCCGGTGCGGTCTTGGATCAGAGCGTAGCCATCGTCGAACAGCGACGGATCGCCACGAAACTTGTTGATCAGGAACCCGCAGACCATGGCTGCGTCGCCCGCGTCCGTGACCGCATGCGTGCCGACAATCTGCGCAATCACGCCACCCCGATCGATATCACCTGCCAGCACGACCGGCACGTCGGCGGCGCGCGCGAAGCCCATGTTGGCGATGTCGCCCGCGCGCAGGTTCACCTCTGCCGGGCTGCCAGCGCCTTCGACCAGCACAAGATCATGGGCTTCCTTCAGCCGCCCGAAACTTTCGACCACACGTTCCAACAGCTGCGGCTTGAGGGCGGCATAGTCGCGCGCGCGCACGCTTGTCAGGCGCTTGCCTTGCACGATCACCTGGCTGCCGGTCTCTGTTTCCGGCTTCAGCAGCACCGGGTTCATATCGGTATGCGGCTGTAGCCCACAGGCCAGCGCCTGCACCGCCTGCGCGCGCCCGATCTCTCCGCCGTCCACCGTTACGGCGGCATTGTTGCTCATGTTCTGCGGCTTGAAGGGCGCGACCGACAGACCGCGCCGACGCGCAACGCGGCACAGGCCCGCGACCAGCATAGACTTGCCCACGTTCGATCCGGTGCCCTGCAGCATCAGCGCACGACTCACAGTCCTAGCACCTCTGGCAGTCGATCCCGAGTGTCTGGGCCAAAGCGGAACGTGCGCCACCCACGCTTGGCCGCGGCGGTGATGTTCTTGCCGCTGTCGTCGATCAGCAGAAGATCGTTGGGCGGTAGCTTGGCCCAGTCTTCAATCTGACGAAAGAAGCCCGCATCCGGTTTGGCCACACCCATTTCGCCGCTGGCAAACACATGTTCGGCGGCGCGACCGGCATCGGTGCGCGCGGCGATATAGCGGGCACGAGCAGTAGGGTTGTTGGTTCCGATCACCTTGCGCCCGGCATGGGCCTGCATCCACCCGACCGCTTCGGCATCGGGTCGGTCATCAGCGGTCAACCAATGGGCGAGGAAATCCTCGGCAGAGATCGCGTGGCCTTCGTCCGCGATCCAGCCGTTCAGACGATCCAGCAGGTCGCAGTCGCCATTCAGCACATCCCGCGCCTGCCCCGGCACATTCAGGAACCGCCGGAAAGAGGCGGGCGGGATACCGATATCGCGGTCGAGCGTTGAGACCCAGGGGAAGACTTCGCCGCCGGGATTGACGTTCAGAACGCCGTCGAAATCCCAAATGGTCAGGGGCGCGGACATCAGATCAGAGGGCCGTCAGTGGGGTGCGAGCAAGCCCGTGAACATCTTTTTTTCGTAGCTGAGAAATCCAGCTACGAAAAAAAGTCGTGAATGCGCGCAGGCGCAGGGTCAAAACTCCACCCCCTTCTGCGCCATCACACCATCACGGAACGGGTGCTTCACCAGCTCGAACTCAGTCACAAGATCGGCCGCCTCGATCAGCTCCGGCTTCGCGTTGCGCCCCGTCAGAACGACATGGGTCATCCGCGGCTTCTGGTGCAGCAGGAAGTCCACCACCTCGTCGATATTCAAGTAATCGTAGCGTAACGCGATGTTGATCTCGTCCAGCAAAACGAACTGCACACCGGGATCGAGGATCTCGCGCTTCGCGATCTCCCACCCGGCCTGCGCGGCAGCGATGTCGCGCTCGCGGTCCTGCGTTTCCCAGGTGAACCCCTCTCCCGACACGAAGAACCGGCAGTCGTCGGCGAACCGCTCGCGCAACAGCTTCTTTTCGCCCGTCTCCCAGTTGCCCTTTACGAATTGCACCACCGCGCAGGGCATCCCCCATGCGATGCAGCGCATGACCATCCCAAAGGCCGACGACGACTTACCCTTGCCCTTACCGGTATGGACGACGATCAGACCTTTCTCTTCGGTCTTCGTCTCCATCATCTTGTCGCGCGCGGCCTTGATCTTCTTCATCTTGGCGTTGTGGCGCTCAGCCGTACCATTTTCGTCGCGGCGCGCGGTTTCATCATCGGCACCGGGAGGCGCGGTTTTATCGGCTTGTGCGGTCGGATCGTCCATCGCTTGACTCCGTGGCGGTATACCCCCCATGTCTCACCCGCGCTGGTGCCCGTTGCAACGGGTGAAAAGGGAATGGGGCTGTTCTACCGCAACAGACCTCAGCCGCCCCCGCGACCGTGACCGGAGAGGTCGCCCGATCCACTGGCTGACACCGGGAAGGGGGGCGATCGCGGGCCAACTGGCCCACATCCGCAAGCCGGGAGACCTGCCAGCACGAGTGAATGGATCGGACGGGGTGTGCC
Protein-coding sequences here:
- the arfB gene encoding alternative ribosome rescue aminoacyl-tRNA hydrolase ArfB; this encodes MTLRINDRIEIEDWELTEQFTQAGGPGGQNVNKVATAVELRFEAERSPNLPQPVKARLKRLAGRRWTKEGALLIQVSETRHQARNRDIARDRLVELIRAALEKPKRRIPTRPTLGSKKRRLKAKKARGEVKALRGSVDPE
- a CDS encoding queuosine precursor transporter: MTRLLPGILAMAAIVVASNILVQFLILDGLLTWGAFTYPLAFLVTDVMNRLYGASTARRVVFAGFVVGVICSLIGSQIMLQGDGFTYAAVPLRVAVASGTAFLVAQLVDVFVFDRMRGGKWWNAPLASTLIGSALDTALFFTIAFAGFLSFGAFADGQVSWATDAVPFLNAGPLVPRWVSLALADWGVKLALALIALIPFRIITSKVTQQVA
- the cobS gene encoding adenosylcobinamide-GDP ribazoletransferase — protein: MSRLNELRLGVMFLTRLPVGRINNAPPLASLAWTFPLVGVLPALIAWAVFGLTDDALGAALAVGALVLVTGGLHHDGLADFADGIGGGRDRAHVLEIMRDSRIGSYGVLAVGLVLILQTLAIAEVGSLPAFLFLGIGSRVAMLLALRLPPARDGGLGAMTGGAAQRAPGLVAAGIAAIWLGAGCIAALIGVTLAYLVIRALAMRRIGGQTGDVCGAVQLLAETAGWVALALTV
- the cobT gene encoding nicotinate-nucleotide--dimethylbenzimidazole phosphoribosyltransferase, yielding MRFDDLTAMTDLPVRLSGLPAFDDASAQAAQARQMELTKPPGSLGRLEELAIFMAGWQRTARPRIDAAQALVFAGNHGICARGVNPFPQEVTAGMVTNFNAGGAAINQLCAVSGASLTAVPLELDRPTADFTEGAAMSDADALAAMDVGRAAVDTGASVLILGEMGIGNSTTAAALAHATLGGAAEDWVGRGTGADTDVMARKVETARLGVERHGGQPPLHAIANVGGRELAAIVGAVLAARAARIPVILDGFICTAAVLPLWAHDPDLLSHCLVAHRSAEPGHARMLEAIGQRPILDLGMALGEGSGAAVALGVLRAAVACHGGMATFAEAGLR
- the cobU gene encoding bifunctional adenosylcobinamide kinase/adenosylcobinamide-phosphate guanylyltransferase; protein product: MAKSILITGGARSGKSQLAERLMADLGPHPVYIATSEVRDAEMADRVALHRDRRGPEWNLIEEPFDLVGALGQANGPVLVDCLTLWLTNLMLADRDWQQAGAALAQVIPTLPHPVIFVTNEVGAGIVPENALARRFRDAAGTLNQTIADTVDEVYLCVAGQPLKVKPHAI
- a CDS encoding histidine phosphatase family protein, producing MPTRPDLFLIRHAPVVPTGLLAGRSDLDCVVPDGATVPSLPEGLRVVSSPARRCVKTARALFPGQTMDLDPGLWEQDFGVHDGKPLADLPDLGPLSGDDLAQHRWEGGESFADACARICARLAHWGQVARDTGPIALVCHAGTVRAGLSLALGRPGPALSFEVAPLSVTRLTAWPGGWAVGFVNRIAP
- a CDS encoding propanediol utilization protein, giving the protein MTPSHFGEWMQGRLGPKGPVVLITLACPIPAVRVGTGSAVPGAAAFCAALGIEDPDRRVAAMFQPGAGCGTSTASLLAIAGRQDPERLARACVAVERATDPLMWPRPDMLLWAPRTAKIITRLRRPPAYEILGGFYGPATPTNPDDIDFPDISDLIVRYEVGEGLVPLATESARRTTALRGPDTDPTFSLARRLGALGHARAHTGSARALVFPVGGIPNGAEDALREAGLSGPVRFVTGYR
- the cbiB gene encoding adenosylcobinamide-phosphate synthase CbiB; protein product: MSVAMMMALGFDAVFGWPNRLYRRIGHPVTWIGALIGWCDARWNSGRPETRRAAGIATVAVVLALSVLPLLLIASALPSGWIGSVLTALLAWPFLAVRSLYDHVAAVRDPLLRGDIEGARHAVSMIVGRDPSRLDGAGVARAATESLAENASDGVIAPLFWGVLLGLPGIVAYKAINTMDSMIGHLTPRHADFGRAAARLDDVANWLPARLTGALFCIVAPKPRAVFTAMRRDAPHHRSPNAGWPEGAMAAALGVRLSGPRVYADRIADEPWLNAGAPDPGGVELDRALALYRRAMFVAGGALLALAWW
- the cobD gene encoding threonine-phosphate decarboxylase CobD → MRDHGGNLDTARVRYGDGDWIDLSTGINPRPYPVLDLPAHAWTALPTRAAMTALAEAARGAYGTDTDVVPLAGAQAAIQMIPRIAPRGTARVVGPTYNEHRGALEQAGWSVEEVRDLDALRGAALAIVVNPNNPDGRCWTAEALLDVVDDVGLLVCDESFGDIMPGASLAPHLKGVANVIVLRSFGKFYGLAGVRLGFAVCAAPLADAFRAEAGPWPVSGPAIHIGARALADTEWQTNTRKRLAHDADRLDAMAALAGWRLVGGCDLFRTYDTGDAVAAQKRLARHHIWSRIFPYSDTWLRLGLTDGDTNWARLEAALTGGGE
- a CDS encoding cobyric acid synthase, with amino-acid sequence MSRALMLQGTGSNVGKSMLVAGLCRVARRRGLSVAPFKPQNMSNNAAVTVDGGEIGRAQAVQALACGLQPHTDMNPVLLKPETETGSQVIVQGKRLTSVRARDYAALKPQLLERVVESFGRLKEAHDLVLVEGAGSPAEVNLRAGDIANMGFARAADVPVVLAGDIDRGGVIAQIVGTHAVTDAGDAAMVCGFLINKFRGDPSLFDDGYALIQDRTGWPGFGVVPWFPKAARLPAEDALDIRSEHRTEGLHIVCLRLSRIANFDDLDPLAAEPGVRLTMLEAGQALPGDTDVVILPGSKSTRGDLAFLRAQGWDGDLTAHVRRGGHVLGICGGYQMLGSVVRDPGGIEGASGADRGLGLLDIATTMGADKHLTEVCAIHAATDTPFDGYEIHMGNSDGPDRARPFAHVDGTPEGAVSPDGRIAGSYLHGMFRDDAFRAAWLAGFGVASQTGYGAGVEAALDALADHLETHLDVDALLAAAR
- a CDS encoding HAD family hydrolase translates to MSAPLTIWDFDGVLNVNPGGEVFPWVSTLDRDIGIPPASFRRFLNVPGQARDVLNGDCDLLDRLNGWIADEGHAISAEDFLAHWLTADDRPDAEAVGWMQAHAGRKVIGTNNPTARARYIAARTDAGRAAEHVFASGEMGVAKPDAGFFRQIEDWAKLPPNDLLLIDDSGKNITAAAKRGWRTFRFGPDTRDRLPEVLGL
- the cobO gene encoding cob(I)yrinic acid a,c-diamide adenosyltransferase — protein: MKKIKAARDKMMETKTEEKGLIVVHTGKGKGKSSSAFGMVMRCIAWGMPCAVVQFVKGNWETGEKKLLRERFADDCRFFVSGEGFTWETQDRERDIAAAQAGWEIAKREILDPGVQFVLLDEINIALRYDYLNIDEVVDFLLHQKPRMTHVVLTGRNAKPELIEAADLVTEFELVKHPFRDGVMAQKGVEF